The genomic window CAGCGTACGCGACGAAGGCGAGCGCATGCAGGCCGCGATTCCGAAGGATGCCCTGGTGATTGCGCTTGATGTGGGCGGTGTGCAGTGGGCTACCGAAAAACTGTCGCAACAACTGGAGCAGTGGCTGGGCTGTGGGCGCGATATCGCGCTACTGGTGGGCGGGCCCGACGGCCTGAGCGAGGCCTGCCGCAAGCGCGCTGATCAGGCATGGTCACTCTCCAAGCTTACCCTGCCGCATCCACTGGTGCGAATTGTCCTCGCCGAACAGATTTACCGTGCGTGGAGCATTCTCAAGAAACATCCCTATCACCGCTAAGGCTCTTTACTTTGGCAGCCCTGATTCTTTAGATCTGCCAAATCGGAGAGTCTGTCTGAAAGGCGTTGTTAACCATCAGCCCTCAATTAACGTAATTGCTATCAATTTTCTTCGTTGCATATGACGTGACAGGAGTAACCTCAACATGATTTTACCCGCTTTCGTAGCCATGTATCAGCTTCCGGGTTGGTCGTTGTTCGAACGCCATTGGGCTCATCTGACCGAGATGGCTGCGCAGGCGAAGTATTGCTGTAGTCTTGATTAGTATGGTTATTTCCCACAAAAGCGTTTTCGGCGGGGGCAGGGTTGGGTTATAGTAACGCGCTTACCGTATATTCTCAGACGACAAAAGGAACCCCCATGAAAACTGCCGACGACATGGTTGTGACGCTGAACTACACGCTCACCGACGACAGCGGAACCGTGCTAGACAGCAGTGCGGACGGCATGCCGCTGAGCTACCTGCATGGCCATGGCAACATCATCCCGGGTCTGGAACGCGCGTTGGAGGGGACAGATGTGGGCTACAAGTCACAGGTGACAGTGCCCGCCGTGGAAGGCTATGGCGAGAAAGACCCCAAGGCCGTGTTCGAGGCGCCCCGGGATCAGTTTCCGCCAGATATGGATATCGCCCCCGGCATGCTGGTAACTTCCGAGGACGGGAAAGCCCCGCTCACGATCGTGGAGATCACTGACAGTGTGGTGGTGCTGGACGGTAATCACCCGCTGGCGGGCAAGACGCTGCATTTCGATGTAGAGATCGTCGATATTCGCGCCGCGACCGAAGCAGAGCTGACCCACGGCCACGCACACTCCGGCGACGGCCACCATCACCATTAAATAACTCTGGAACTCTTGATTACTGATAAGTCAATAAGTAAGACTACAGTCACACCCTGA from Gammaproteobacteria bacterium includes these protein-coding regions:
- a CDS encoding peptidylprolyl isomerase — protein: MKTADDMVVTLNYTLTDDSGTVLDSSADGMPLSYLHGHGNIIPGLERALEGTDVGYKSQVTVPAVEGYGEKDPKAVFEAPRDQFPPDMDIAPGMLVTSEDGKAPLTIVEITDSVVVLDGNHPLAGKTLHFDVEIVDIRAATEAELTHGHAHSGDGHHHH
- the rlmH gene encoding 23S rRNA (pseudouridine(1915)-N(3))-methyltransferase RlmH; the encoded protein is MRIHLLAVGNRMPAWVTRGYEEYARRLPPECRLQLVEIAPGARTKGADPARSVRDEGERMQAAIPKDALVIALDVGGVQWATEKLSQQLEQWLGCGRDIALLVGGPDGLSEACRKRADQAWSLSKLTLPHPLVRIVLAEQIYRAWSILKKHPYHR